From Etheostoma cragini isolate CJK2018 chromosome 17, CSU_Ecrag_1.0, whole genome shotgun sequence, one genomic window encodes:
- the zcchc24 gene encoding zinc finger CCHC domain-containing protein 24 isoform X1, which yields MSLLSAIDTSASVYQPAQLLNWVYLSLQDPHQTSAFDAFRPEPNSSHPDHSFSKTPAAADLSSSLNSNYLNNFFQLQRNEALNNNVYKNVSPYGSLNNIVDGLNTLTDHFSDLSLSSEPRKPNKRPPPNYLCHLCFNKGHYIKDCPQARPKGEGLTPYQGKKRCFGEYKCPKCKRKWMSGNSWANMGQECIKCHINVYPHKQRPLEKPDGLDVSDQSKEHPQHLCEKCKVLGYYCRRVQ from the exons ATGAGCTTGTTGTCTGCCATAGACACGAGTGCCTCCGTGTACCAGCCTGCACAGCTTCTGAACTGGGTCTATCTCTCCTTACAAGACCCCCACCAGACCAGCGCTTTTGACGCATTCAGACCCGAACCCAACTCTTCTCACCCGGATCACAGTTTCAGCAAGACTCCCGCAGCAGCGGATTTGAGCTCTTCCCTGAACTCAAACTATCTCAACAACTTTTTTCAGCTGCAACGGAATGAG GCCTTAAACAACAACGTGTATAAGAACGTGTCACCCTATGGCTCCCTTAACAACATCGTGGATGGACTCAACACCCTGACGGACCACTTCTCAGACCTTTCCCTTTCTTCAGAGCcaagaaaaccaaacaaaagacCCCCACCCAACTACTTATGCCACCTGTGCTTCAACAAGGGCCATTACATCAAGGACTGCCCTCAG GCCAGACCCAAAGGTGAAGGACTGACACCCTACCAGGGGAAGAAGAGATGCTTTGGAGAGTACAAGTGCCCTAAGTGTAAGAGGAAGTGGATGAGTGGCAACTCCTGGGCCAACATGGGACAAGAATGTATTAAATGCCACATCAACGTCTATCCACACAAACAG CGCCCTTTAGAGAAGCCAGATGGCCTGGATGTCTCTGACCAGAGCAAGGAGCACCCACAACACCTGTGCGAGAAATGTAAAGTCCTGGGCTACTACTGCCGCCGTGTGCAATAA
- the zcchc24 gene encoding zinc finger CCHC domain-containing protein 24 isoform X2: MSLLSAIDTSASVYQPAQLLNWVYLSLQDPHQTSAFDAFRPEPNSSHPDHSFSKTPAAADLSSSLNSNYLNNFFQLQRNEALNNNVYKNVSPYGSLNNIVDGLNTLTDHFSDLSLSSEPRKPNKRPPPNYLCHLCFNKGHYIKDCPQARPKGEGLTPYQGKKRCFGEYKCPKCKRKWMSGNSWANMGQECIKCHINVYPHKQRPLEKPDGLDVSDQSKEHPQHLCEK; this comes from the exons ATGAGCTTGTTGTCTGCCATAGACACGAGTGCCTCCGTGTACCAGCCTGCACAGCTTCTGAACTGGGTCTATCTCTCCTTACAAGACCCCCACCAGACCAGCGCTTTTGACGCATTCAGACCCGAACCCAACTCTTCTCACCCGGATCACAGTTTCAGCAAGACTCCCGCAGCAGCGGATTTGAGCTCTTCCCTGAACTCAAACTATCTCAACAACTTTTTTCAGCTGCAACGGAATGAG GCCTTAAACAACAACGTGTATAAGAACGTGTCACCCTATGGCTCCCTTAACAACATCGTGGATGGACTCAACACCCTGACGGACCACTTCTCAGACCTTTCCCTTTCTTCAGAGCcaagaaaaccaaacaaaagacCCCCACCCAACTACTTATGCCACCTGTGCTTCAACAAGGGCCATTACATCAAGGACTGCCCTCAG GCCAGACCCAAAGGTGAAGGACTGACACCCTACCAGGGGAAGAAGAGATGCTTTGGAGAGTACAAGTGCCCTAAGTGTAAGAGGAAGTGGATGAGTGGCAACTCCTGGGCCAACATGGGACAAGAATGTATTAAATGCCACATCAACGTCTATCCACACAAACAG CGCCCTTTAGAGAAGCCAGATGGCCTGGATGTCTCTGACCAGAGCAAGGAGCACCCACAACACCTGTGCGAGAAAT